The genomic stretch AAACATACTTCAGGCTTCTTTCTGTATCTGCTAAACAATCCCAATCTGAATTAGCATTTAGTCAGTGATTTTCATAAGTCAGGACCAGTTTTCTTGGTTACTGTAAGTATTACAGTTGCACAACACTCATTTAAATTTGTTAGTGATAAATAGCTATCAAAACATTTGTCAATCATATATAAGACCTGGAACTAAAGTTTTGGTAATCCTTCTAGGCATAAATGAAACATTCAAAGAGGAGCTCTCGTGAAACTTCATGCTTTGAGTTATTTGAGAAGTAAGAGAAATCCAGTTTTCTCTTCTACTAAAATTGTCTCGCTTTTCAGACTGCATGTCTTACATAGTAAACAGCTTTTGCTACATGTTGCACTGTATTTAGTACTCCCATAGaacaaaattttattaataaaggAAACAATTCTTACAAAATCTATAGGTACATTAAAGCAAAAACTTATTCATCGTATCAACCCTAATTTAAGGTCATCGCTGCAAAAAGTGTATCTACAAAAGGTAAACATACTACTGTACTGCataagaaacttttcctaaacTCTGACCAGAAGTCCGAGATGTCTTTTTAAACAGTGGGTCCACTGTGGGAATTTGAAAAATGCTACCTGTTATTGTAGTTTAACTTTTAGTGtttaagttaaaatattttacatgtgcGTGGGAAGGAAGCTGGCCATCACTCAAGACTAGAAAGATACACATCTGACAGCACAAGCAAGCAAAGTTGTTACTTCATGAACAAAACAGGTAATGCTCTGATGAAGTATCATATGAAGTACATAGTGCAGGCAGCAAATAAACCACTTCTCAAGTAACGTTTCTGCCAGTGTCacttctcaaatattttcagtcagaCAAAAATTCTAAACCTACATCTTCTGTACTAATTGCTACATCTTCTGAAAGATTAATTATACAAGCATAGGATATCCACACAGGAACAGAATATGGTCTGGGTTAGATGGCATTTTCCTCTTAAATTCTTGTATGTGAACACAGATAACAACACATGACAGACAAAATTGTAAAAGAATTAGTATTGCCTAATGAGGGCAGAACTGTTCCATATGATACCAGTCATTGTCAGCTATAACAAGACTATTTGAGTTCAAATACATATGGAAGTAGCtctgcaggaaaaacaagttaCAAAAGTACGTAAGTAcagtaaattaattaatttgagGCAACAGATGTAATACCATGTATGTGAGGAAGAAGGGAGATAAAGCAAGGAACAGAGGTTTGCCAAAGAATTTGGCAAAGGATATAATGCAAGGCAATGACAAAATAATTAGAAATCTATTTTCACATTCTACCTGCTATTAGCGTCtccttccaaaaccagaaaagctaGATTAAGTACCAAGGTATTAATAAAAAGTAACTTAATTGCCATGTATTCAATTAAATCAACACCCTAATAAACTTCTgtggaaactgaagaaaaaacaaaagaacccccccccccccaaaaaggccACCAAAAAACCACCTGAGTTTAGTACACATTCTTTCAGCAACTTCAGACAAATGTGCATAAAACCAGTGCAGATTAGAAAAGTGCCTTACTTCAATTTTTCAAAGTTCTCTGGTTCCAAACTCCATATTTCTTCAACTTGTGCTCCTCTACAGCCTGAAACAAGGAAAGATATGGGTTTCTTTAACTACCCCATTTAAAAAGGACACAGCCAGTAATGACAGACACATGAAAGAACTACAGTAACATTTACAACTTGTATGTCCAGGTTATGGAAAAGTCTATTTACAGGGTTTAATGCATCTTCAttaacaaaccaaacaaaactggttaaaagaaattatttcaacaaTTTCTCCTGGGTATGATGATGTTGTCTTTATAACGCAGCTgcgttcaaaaaaaaaaaaaccaaagaaacagagGAGATTAATGTATCTTTGGTCATCTCATATCCTTTGCTCAACTgaaaataatactgtttttaaagacattgtCAGCCACTGCAAAGCAGAACTTAAAACATCTATCTCCAGAAAAAGACCCGCGGTAGTAGacaaaaaaataccataaaCAAAACACTCAAGCAAGACATTTGCATAAGACAGAGCCAAAAAAGTTCAATTCCTTAGCATGTGGAGGATTAAGttaaatagaaatacaaaagGAGAAGCATGCCTGGACCTCACTTGTGAGAAAAAGATGTGACAGAAATTACAAATCAATGTAACCCAGCATAAAGTCATTTTGCTTCTTTGGCCAAAATCCTGTGTAGACTTATCTGTTGTTATAACCATATAATCACAGCTTTGCCGAAGATATTAAACGCAATTCCACATAAAGTTTAACCTTCTAAAAGCCAAAGCAGCCCGTTGCAGGCTGCCCAGCCCGCTGCCAAGCGGCACAGCTCAGCTTGGTGGCGGCCCGTTCCACACCGCCTCTCCCGGAGGCTCCGTCAGCGCTGGCACAGGACCCGAACGCGTACGCAGCCCTTTGCAAACGCGAGTTCCTGCCCGGTACGCGCTCACCGAGCCCTCCGGCAGAAGCGTGAGGGCGCCCGGGGCGCGGAAGGGCCCCCTCTCCCAGCCCGCCCTGCCGCTGGGCACCCACCCCCCCGACGCCGGGACCGCCTGGGCCGCGGCGGGACAgcccggcgccgcggcgggggctgggggccctCACAGCTCCCCTCGGCCGaggggcggccgctgcccgcggcGAATACGTGTgcgggctgccggggccgcccggcgcTGCGAGCGCGGCCCGAGGCCGGGACAGCCGCGCAGAGGTCACAAGAGCCGCCTTCATCGCCGCTCGCGTCCGTTCACCGCCGCACCGCCAGCCTCCGCGGGAGCACGTTCCGCGACGCTCCCGCACCCctgcggcggcgcggcggggcctcGGCCCGAGCCTCCCCTCCGCCGTGCCCCGCGTCCCCTTCCCCGCTCAGCCCAGCGGGGCCCCGCGCCCTTCGCCAGGGACCCAGGCGGCGCCCCGctgggcgcggcgggcggcccggTCTCGCACCCGCGCGGGGAGCGCCGCGGCCACCGGCAGAGCCACGGCCTCAGCCCCACCGCCTGCCCAGCGGCGCGACcccagcgcccggccccgctcctcgCTCACCGAAGCCCTTGATGAGCTCCGTGAAGACGCCCGGGTCGCTCTCCATAAGGCACCACTCGCCGGCGCTGCTCCCTCCCGACATGGCGGCGACCCGCGCGCTCCCGCAGGCtcggcggcgccgccgccggccggtTAAGCTGCGAGGCCGAGGCACGCCGCTCCCTTCCCGGCAGGCCCCGCGGCCCACGCCGCGCCTGTCATCTCTATGGTGAGGCGGGGCGGGCGCAGGAAGCGGCGGCGGGATTGGATCCGGGGCAGCCGCCCGCTGCCGGCGGTCGCACCGCCCCGGCCGCGGAGGGGCcgcgcctccccgccgcggctccGCTCCTGTGGCGGCGTtggggcggcgggcggaggaaaccccccgcgccgcggcggGAAGCGGTTccggcgcggcggcgccgcTCCATCCGGGCACTGGGGTGCGGCCGCGGGGGGCGGTGGGCGCGGCCCCATCCGGGTCCCGGGGATGCTGTCAGGGCgtcggcggggcggggccgggctgcgggagACGCGGAGCCTCCGACGGCCGGAGCGGGacccgccctgcctgccccccgcgcccggagccggctccgccgccgcccgccgtcCCGGGtgctgccccttccccgccgcccggcggccgccgcagctccctggggctgcGCCACTGCTCGGCGTCGGAGGCCGCGCTGGCCCGGGCAGGCCCTGCCCCGCGGCCCCTCCCAGGCCGCGGCCTCGCAGGCAAGTCGCGCCTCCCGGGGAGCGCCgagggcggggggagcgggctggccccggccgggcagcccgcggcgcggcgggggtgTGGGCTCCCCCTCTGTGTCagccccggcgggcagcgggcggccTCTCCGGCGGGGTGGCATGGGTGTTGAAGGGATCCGGAGGGGCCGCCTCCGTACATGGCCACCTCCTGCTTGGCACCTGGGCGGTGGGAGCCCCGTGAGGGGATTAAGGGGCGCGTCGCTTGGCGTTGCTCCTCTGCTTCGCTGTCGCTTGTGGTTGTCATCTTTGTAGAAACTGACAGCTAAGCTCGCAGGTTTTCGGTGTCAACTTCAGATGCTTTTTCCTCATAATTTTGTTCTGTGTCAGCTAAGCTACCTTTTCCCTCCagttaatgcattttttaaggaaacagaCTTTCAAGCTAAGTTCTGTAGTAGAGTTTTTTGAGCAAGTATGTGGTTCACGTAGCCTGGTATCTCCTGTTCTGTCGTCATACGTCAACGATCATGCCATTTGTGATTTGGGAAATGTTCTCCTAGCACTGCTGTTTGCATAGAGGtgcttgttttctgaagtaTGAGGACTTGCGTTACTGTCAGAACTCTGAGTAGTGCAGGTGTATTTTGTTACAACCCTACGGTTGTAGTGTGGTGGTTATAGTCTCTCTGCTCAATAAACTAGAAATCATTCTTGatataattttcagtttaatgcTTATACAAAATTCTGAGAGCAGAGTGGGAGAATGCGCTTTGTTGTAGAACAAAGTGTGTATGGTTTTGAAGTATGTGAAGACAATTTGAAGtgttgtctttaaaatgtcaatgcatttttttcattaaagatcTGACTTGGTCAAAGTTTAATTCCCTATGTTTTCACTACAAAGTTCGATTGGTAAGGTAGCAGTTAAGTTTAAGAAATTAAGTTAGAACTTGTACTGTTATTAAAGCTTtgtgctttttgtattttttttttcatatataccTGAAATTTGTGCTGTAAAACATCTTATTTCTTAGGAAAACTAGGGGTGAATTGTAAAAGTCATAGAAAATTACAGAAGTTAACTTTAAAAACTCAAATCATGTTATGGCAGAGCAACATAAAGATACTGACTTACCAATCAAGATGCAAGTGCTGCATAGGCTGTTTCAGACCAGTCAAAGCCATATTTTACTTGTAGATTAATTTATATGGTGTttggaatataaaaaaaaattcccttactgttttttctctttcattaatAATGGTGAGCAACCATTATTGCTGAATTTTAGttcagcattttcctttatAAACTATCTAGCCTGTGACTTTCAAGGCTTTTCACATTGCTGATTGCATTCAAGTGGCTCAGAAATTGGAAATGCTTATGGAGCCAGAATATCATTGATAAATCCTCCATGAATGTTGGAAATTCAAGtccactgctgcagctcagcagatgAAGAGTAGGGTTATGGTAGAGCATACATTAAGTGCATATTTGCATTTATCCATCTGCAAGGGTGAAAGTTCTCTGTGTTGTGCAGGtgttaaaggagaaaataagcTTGAGGTCTGTGCAGAGGAGAGGGACTGGTTAGAGGGAGGGAATAGCTTTGGGAACTTGTGAGGCTGAAATATGAAACAGGAGTTAGAAATGGCCAACATGATTTAAATAGGTCAACACTGAGTAAGTGCTTTTCCAGTAGATCCTGGTGAGGTTTAAATTTGATACTTCTAGTGTGGCTGTTTAGTAGTGAAATTACTGGTTTGCATCAGCTATTGCAGATTTCAAGGGCAATTTTTAAgatacaaatttattttaaagaatttacaATTTGTGTTAGAATCCAAAAGATTATGTTGGTTTGCAGCTGTTTTTAAATCCCTGAGGCAGCAATAAGCCATTTGAGATAAGTCTGGTTTGTATCCTAGATTGCTTATCAGAAGGCATTAATAACTTTATTAAAGGTTTCGGAAGATGTGTCGTAGGCATTTTTAATGGGATAAGTACTGCAGGTAATTCATTCCATTGTGAAACACTATGTTCCATCTGAGAAGAAGACTTTGAGGGCTGAGTGAAAGTGAAACTTTACAAAAGGTGGAAATTGTAGCAGCATCTGTTTTTGTAGTTCATAGTATATTCCTAAAAAGGCAAATTGAAGAGCTAAGCTTCAGAAAAACTAGAAGTAGCTTCAGAAAAACTAGAAGTGTACATTTGCaactatcttttaaaaaaagggtttGTGTCAGAAGTCTATGGATGCTAGCACATACCTCTTTTCAGTGCTATGAGTCCAtaaaaaagtaaacataaaAATTATCCATTATTAACGTGCGTAAGTAAGGTTTGTTATACAGTGTGATAGAGAAGTGCAGcgggagaatttttttctctgatggTTAGCTCTAAACTTCTTTAATACAATACAATTAACGTCACACTGCACATTCACACATAACAATGAGGGAGTGAACTGTTTGCCTTTCAGGATGATACCTTTGATGGAAATGCTGATCttgtgtgttgtggtttaaccccagccagcaactaagcaccatgcagctgctcgctcactctccctgccccggtgggatgggggagagagtcggaggggtaagagtgagaaacactcctgggttgagataagaacaatgtaataattgaaataaagtaaaatagtaatgataataataacaaaacaataattataataataataataatatacaaagcaagtgatgcacagtgcaattgctcaccacccgctgaccgatacccagacagttcctgagcagcgatcgctgctccccagccaactcccccagtttctatactgagcatgacgtcatatggtatggaatagccctttggtcagtttggatcaactatcctggctgtgccccctcccagtttcttgtgcacccggcagagcatgggaagctgaaaagtccttgactagcatgagcatTACTtagcaataattaaaacatcggtgtgttatcagcattcttctcctactaaatccaaaacacagcactatgccagctaactaggaagaaaattaactctatcccagccaggACATTGTGttacagtattttataaataagtCTAGATTTCAAACCAGCTAAATGTTATTTgtaattttagaaatgttataattattttgtttaggttttgttCCCAGTCTCAGGGTGGTGATGACAGTGGTAGCTAAATTGTACTAGTGACTATAAAACTAAGTGTGTGAGGACAAGTGAGACTCTTCAAgtgagaattaaaataaaatggacatATCAGATGGAACCTGTGCAAGTGGAAAAATATAGGAATAAACTCTAAAATATTCATAGTAGTGCTGGTGTTTCTTAATATAATCAGCAAAGTGAgatcataaatattttgtttaacgAAAGGCATGGTCCTTCCAGTTCAGTTTAAGTCATGGAAATCTATAGGTGATTGAAAAGAGTTTTCCCATTACTCTCATCTTAATGTAGTAATATTTATTATAGTAGGGGTATGAAAGACACAACAAGAAATTATTGTCAAGATTTCATATAAATGGAGAGATATCATTACACATGCATGATTCTTTATGCATCCCAttcttatttttgcttcagGATAATGGTGTTTTTCAGTATCTTTCCATGTACCCTTTTTTCTGATAAACTAACTAATGGATGCTGACTGTGATttcagggtttttgtttgggttttgtatgTTTATTATGAAACATTCCCTACTGTTTAATGAAACCAGATAATTGAAatgtattgaaataaaatgtatttagacattaaaacatactgtttaggttggaaaagacctttaagatcatcaagtccaaccattagcctaacactaccaagtccacctctaaaccagttaagggtagagtaataattaatttcatgtttcctggcttggtggctagattatttttttaatgaaagtaaaactaggaatcactaaggttggaaaggacctcgaagatcatcagtccaaccgtcaacccgACACCACCGTGCCTACagaaccatgtcccaaagtgccacgtctgcacgttttttgaacactgccagggatggtgactccaccacttccctgggcagcctgttccaatgcttgactgctcttCCAGTAAAGAAATtcctcctaatatccaatctaaacctcccctgatgcaactcgagtccatttcctcttgtcctattgctagttacctgggagaagagaccaacttctgtgattctatgatacagtATTCCTGCATTGCTAATACCACCCTtgttattttcagtgtatttgcATGCTTCAGATGTCAGTGAAAAAGTCGGCTCAACCATGATGCGTATTTAAATTGGTTTGGCAGGAAACATGGTTAGAATATTTAAGCACTAAGAAAAATAGCTGAGCACTAGTGCTCTGAATAATACAATGAAAGATATTTCTTAGTTTTTAACTGAaaccttcattttaaaagaggTATCAGGGTATGGCTTCTATTTTTATGATTTTAGCAGCATACAGAATATAATGGGAGCACGGatgattatttattatttagttCTGGATGCAGACAGCACAACACTGCAGATGGTCAAGAATGGAAGAAGGGTACATTTCTAGTTGCTtgtagagaaaggaaaattctgTGTCAAAGAGAAGGTAGGGAAGTTGTTTGTAAATCAGTGTGTTACTTACctaaactggggggaaaaaatctctgtatttgTGACATTTATTTGTGTTAGCTTATCCTGGTAAGTGAAGCAAAATAGCTTTTATCATCAAGCATTTTGATAAGCATGTCAAAACTAGATACCTGCAATACTTTAAAACTGTTAAGTGgatttctttgaaatgtcatttgtgTGCGCTCAGACTttagtgtgtgtgtattttatgATCTACATGCAGTTTGATGGAGTGGATTAttggtgctttttttaaaaaaataggacCTCTTGGTGctatttaatgtctttttattgTTTGGCGAGAACTgagaaaatggaatttattATTGTCGTATTAATGTTTTGGAGATTGTGATGATGatgaattttcttctccttactGAGCTGATTTCATTTcatctgcatttatttcagtttaaatgttATGGCTTGAATTTTACCATGCTAGATGTTCTCCAGCTAAGAGCAGTGTTGTTGCCTATAAATATTACAGCTTAACTTGCTTGCAGCTCAAGTGTATAAAGACCTGAAAGATTGTGAatttttgtgctgtgttttgctgcttaACCTCAAATGTAAAGCAGTACAGAATTTGTTGTtatgtctgtgtgtttttttgGATCTCACTTGAAACAGCAGACTATTTGAGCCTGTAataaggatatttttttctcgAGCTACTGTCAGTTGTTAAAAAGCTGTTGTCTAAGCCTCACTGAAAGCCACCGTATTTAAACCCTCACAAAGTCTTCTGACTAAACAGTTTATCAGTAttttagttctttattttaGCATCATGTTTCTTCAGTTGGTCAGTATTACCAATTCTTCAGTAAAATAGGGTGGGGCAAGATCCGAATTTTGAGCAAGTTAGTATGCAATTCAAAAATGTACCTAAGAAAATGGTGTAATATGAAATGGTGGCAAAAGGGCATAATGTGCCACTTGCTGGGGTTAAGTAGTTTCTAAGTTGGTTTCAAGCAAATAAATCTGTCACCTTTGCAACtcagagatttttgtttctttttccctaacTGATATGTATTGTTGCACACTTTTAGAGTATACTCTTATTAAAtttatgaaggaaaaattacaAGTGTATGCATACGATATATTTACTTTGCTAAGAAATGGTAAAAGAGTAGAGTCATCAGGTTTTCACAATAGTTCTTAATAAACTTTATTATTCTTTCAGCAGATCTCTTGGAAGTGTAAACAATGGAGGACGAGGAAAATCAAGTGCAGCCTCTGAGTGAAAAGCAGGTGCCGAACTCTGAAAGTGGTTATGTATGGCATGTCACCGATATGAATCGACTGCAACGTTTCTTGTGTTTTGGTTCAGAAGGTGGTACTTATTACACCAAGGAGCAGAAGCTGagctttgaaaatgcagaagcTTTAATAAGACTGATTGAAGAGGGTAGAGGTTGTGAAGTTGTtcaagaaataaagacatttagTCAAGAAGGCAGAGCAGCAAAACAGGAGCCCCTGCTTTTTGCTCTTGCAGTTTGCTCACAGTGTTCTGATGCAAAAACGAAACAAGCGGCATTTAAAGCTGTTCCTGAGGTGTGTTGCATACCAACCCATCTCTTTACTTTCatccaatttaaaaaagatCTGAAAGAGGGCATGAAATGCGGCATGTGGGGCCGTGCACTGAGGAAAGCTGTTGCAGATTGGTACAATGGAAAGAATGGCATGGCTGTTGCATTAGCAGttacaaaatataaacaaagaaGTGGTTGGTCTCATAAAGATCTTCTGAGGTTGTCCCACCTAAAACCTGCCAGTGAAGgtaataaatttttatttacctGAACATACTGTGTTTTAAGTCTTTTATATTTACTGTGGAACTATTTTGGAAACCCAAGTACCATTGTAGACTGATGATTTCTTAGTGATAGTATCCTGTAAATTGCACCTTGAAAATGTGAGTGGTCATATAAGAAATTGACCTGTTTATCTTCAAGTTAAACAGAGtttgttccttcttttccttctttacgccaagagaagataaaataatacAAGTCCCTCACAATTTGTTCCTATTTGCTTGCAAATGATGAAATAACACTCTTTCGTTATTTGGGAAGATGCGTTGGTTTCAAATACATTAGGCTCCTTACTTCTAAGGAGAAtaatacagtaattaaaaatactgctctAAGTTGTGCGTGGCTGACCTTTTTTATAGCAGGTCTGAGAATGAAACCTGCTAACTCATTTGCTTCCTAGAATGATAAATGCCAGTATAAAGACAGTAATCctgcttggaaaatatttttcttttcaataggAATTGCTATAGTCACTAAATATATTACCAAAGGGTGGAAAGATGTCCAAGAGGCTTATAAAGACAAAGCAGTTTCTGCTGAGACGGAAAAACTCTTAAAGTATCTGGAGGCTGTGGAGAAAGTAAAACGCACAAAAGATGAATTGGAAGTTACTCATTTAATAGAGGAATATGGTCTAGTTAGAGAGCATCTCCTGACAAACCATCTGAAATCTAAAGAGGTAGGTAAACTTCATTAGCTTTGTATTCTCTTTAGAGTAGCACTTTTCAGAGTCTTAAGTCTAGATTTCCACGAAAAATAGCCCTTATGCTGTTTTTCAAGTTAATTACCCAAGTAGTTAATTGAAAATAATGGTCTTCATATAACTTGTAcgtttattttaaaatacatttatttagtGTACAGATGTCAGTTCTTGTAGTTTGGGAgtctcatctttcttttcccttctctttctttgatCATAGGTTTGGAAGGCATTGCTGAAGGAGATGTCCATTTCTGTATTGTTGAGAAATTTAGGAAAGCTGACAGCGAATTCAGTGCTTGAACCACGAGGTTCAGAAGTAGCAATAGTATGTGAAAGACTGAGAAATGAGAAACTGCTAAAAAAGGtaagaactttttcctaatcAGTGCCAGCCTTTGTGGTTTTTAATCTCTTCCtaaactgtatttcttcagGCAAAATAAAAGGGATGTTCTTTGGAGGAAATGTGtagtttattcttttaaaagactgCAGTGGAATACCTGCACCTTTATTGTAAAACTTGTATTTAtcatttcttgtttcattttttttcccctctatttctgaaacttttctaaaaattaagtATATTGACTGCTAGGATGATTTCTTAAATTAGGGCTGTGGCAAACTTTGCCTTTGCACCCGTTGCTTCTGAG from Pelecanus crispus isolate bPelCri1 chromosome 5, bPelCri1.pri, whole genome shotgun sequence encodes the following:
- the RO60 gene encoding RNA-binding protein RO60 isoform X2, with product MEDEENQVQPLSEKQVPNSESGYVWHVTDMNRLQRFLCFGSEGGTYYTKEQKLSFENAEALIRLIEEGRGCEVVQEIKTFSQEGRAAKQEPLLFALAVCSQCSDAKTKQAAFKAVPEVCCIPTHLFTFIQFKKDLKEGMKCGMWGRALRKAVADWYNGKNGMAVALAVTKYKQRSGWSHKDLLRLSHLKPASEGIAIVTKYITKGWKDVQEAYKDKAVSAETEKLLKYLEAVEKVKRTKDELEVTHLIEEYGLVREHLLTNHLKSKEVWKALLKEMSISVLLRNLGKLTANSVLEPRGSEVAIVCERLRNEKLLKKGRIHPFHILVALETYKTGHGSRGKLWWRPDEDILEALDASFYKTFTTVEPTGKRFLLAVDVSASMTQKVLGSVLNASTVAAAMCMVVARTEKDSHIVAFSHEMVPCPVTADMTLPQVLVKMYEIPMGTTDCSLPMIWAQKTQTAADVFIVFTDNETFAGNTHPATALREYREKMGIPAKLIVCGMTSNGFTIADPDDRGMLDICGFDTGALDVIRNFTLDLI
- the RO60 gene encoding RNA-binding protein RO60 isoform X1 translates to MEDEENQVQPLSEKQVPNSESGYVWHVTDMNRLQRFLCFGSEGGTYYTKEQKLSFENAEALIRLIEEGRGCEVVQEIKTFSQEGRAAKQEPLLFALAVCSQCSDAKTKQAAFKAVPEVCCIPTHLFTFIQFKKDLKEGMKCGMWGRALRKAVADWYNGKNGMAVALAVTKYKQRSGWSHKDLLRLSHLKPASEGIAIVTKYITKGWKDVQEAYKDKAVSAETEKLLKYLEAVEKVKRTKDELEVTHLIEEYGLVREHLLTNHLKSKEVWKALLKEMSISVLLRNLGKLTANSVLEPRGSEVAIVCERLRNEKLLKKGRIHPFHILVALETYKTGHGSRGKLWWRPDEDILEALDASFYKTFTTVEPTGKRFLLAVDVSASMTQKVLGSVLNASTVAAAMCMVVARTEKDSHIVAFSHEMVPCPVTADMTLPQVLVKMYEIPMGTTDCSLPMIWAQKTQTAADVFIVFTDNETFAGNTHPATALREYREKMGIPAKLIVCGMTSNGFTIADPDDRGVCSSQWVYFWQQTSPWELPAKYTLLEYGTLYTYQNITFL